A region from the Methanofollis liminatans DSM 4140 genome encodes:
- the pdxS gene encoding pyridoxal 5'-phosphate synthase lyase subunit PdxS, translating to MKLEELRYGTELLKRGFASMQKGGVIMDVVNAEQARIAEDAGAVAVMALERVPADIRKAGGVARMADPEKVIEIIDAVSIPVMGKVRIGHYVEAQVLESIGVDMIDESEVLTPADEQYHIEKTRFTVPFVCGARNLGEAMRRIGEGAAMIRTKGEAGTGNVVEAVRHMHAIGGEIRELQGMDEQELRARARAIEAPYEVLAETAKRGRLPVVNFSAGGIATPCDAALMMQMGADGVFVGSGIFKSTNPEKMAKAIVEAVHHYTDAKVIAAVSRGIGDPMKGLDVHELKDEERLQERGW from the coding sequence ATGAAACTTGAGGAACTGAGGTACGGCACCGAGCTCCTGAAGCGGGGCTTCGCGTCCATGCAGAAGGGCGGCGTCATCATGGACGTGGTGAACGCCGAACAGGCGCGGATCGCCGAGGATGCGGGCGCCGTCGCGGTGATGGCCCTCGAGCGCGTACCGGCGGACATCAGGAAGGCCGGGGGCGTGGCGCGCATGGCCGACCCGGAAAAGGTCATCGAGATCATCGACGCCGTCTCCATTCCGGTGATGGGCAAGGTGCGGATCGGCCATTATGTCGAGGCCCAGGTCCTTGAGTCGATCGGCGTCGACATGATCGACGAGAGCGAGGTGCTCACCCCGGCAGACGAGCAATACCATATCGAGAAGACCCGGTTCACCGTCCCGTTCGTCTGCGGCGCACGGAACCTCGGCGAGGCGATGCGCCGGATCGGCGAGGGCGCGGCGATGATCAGGACGAAGGGCGAGGCCGGCACCGGCAACGTCGTCGAGGCGGTCAGGCACATGCACGCGATCGGCGGCGAGATCCGCGAGCTCCAGGGCATGGACGAGCAGGAACTCCGGGCCCGCGCCCGCGCGATCGAGGCGCCGTACGAGGTCCTTGCCGAGACGGCGAAACGGGGCCGCCTCCCGGTCGTCAACTTCTCGGCCGGCGGGATCGCCACCCCCTGCGACGCCGCCCTGATGATGCAGATGGGCGCGGACGGCGTCTTCGTCGGCTCAGGGATCTTCAAGTCCACGAACCCGGAGAAGATGGCGAAGGCGATCGTCGAGGCCGTCCACCACTACACCGACGCGAAGGTGATCGCCGCGGTGAGCCGCGGCATCGGCGACCCGATGAAGGGCCTGGACGTCCACGAGCTCAAAGACGAGGAGAGGCTCCAGGAACGTGGCTGGTAA
- the cbiB gene encoding adenosylcobinamide-phosphate synthase CbiB encodes MVFAALTLALALVVDRLFGDPRTPLHPVALFGRFVGWWGRPGRYPVRLQRAAGVVLWAVSACLFAAPFYLVEHHAPPLLLLVLAPFLLKAVFAWRSLEEHAASVEAALAGGGLDAGRTAAGMLVSRDTSALSAEEIRSAAYESVAENLSDSIVAPLFWFAVFAPFGLGLTAAALYRSINCMDAMLGYTDERIRLGWCAARADDLANLVPARLTALVGLLYFGVQGRFAPAWQALSADRKKRPGYNGGWPMSVVAGGVGVRFCKRGIYAIGPGERSLAEGGNDIIASVRGITLIFAVSAIIALFLLA; translated from the coding sequence ATGGTTTTTGCGGCGCTGACCCTCGCCCTGGCGCTCGTCGTGGACCGGCTCTTCGGCGACCCGCGCACGCCCCTCCACCCGGTCGCCCTCTTCGGCAGGTTCGTGGGCTGGTGGGGCAGACCGGGCCGCTATCCGGTGCGCCTCCAGCGAGCGGCCGGCGTCGTCCTCTGGGCGGTCTCCGCCTGCCTGTTTGCCGCACCCTTCTATCTCGTCGAGCACCATGCTCCCCCTCTCCTGCTCCTGGTGCTCGCCCCCTTCCTCCTCAAGGCGGTCTTCGCCTGGCGCTCCCTGGAGGAGCACGCCGCTTCGGTCGAGGCGGCGCTCGCCGGCGGGGGCCTGGACGCCGGGCGGACGGCCGCCGGCATGCTCGTCTCGCGCGACACCTCGGCCCTCTCCGCGGAGGAGATCAGGTCCGCGGCATACGAGTCGGTCGCCGAGAACCTCTCCGACTCGATCGTCGCCCCGCTCTTCTGGTTCGCCGTCTTCGCCCCCTTCGGCCTCGGGCTGACCGCCGCCGCCCTCTATCGCTCGATCAACTGCATGGACGCCATGCTCGGCTACACCGACGAGCGGATCAGGCTCGGCTGGTGCGCCGCACGGGCCGACGACCTGGCAAACCTCGTCCCCGCACGGCTCACCGCCCTCGTCGGCCTCCTCTATTTCGGGGTACAGGGGCGGTTCGCCCCGGCGTGGCAGGCGCTCAGCGCCGACCGGAAGAAAAGGCCGGGCTACAACGGCGGCTGGCCGATGTCGGTGGTCGCCGGCGGTGTCGGGGTGCGGTTCTGCAAACGGGGTATCTACGCGATCGGACCCGGGGAGCGGAGCCTTGCAGAGGGTGGAAACGATATAATAGCGTCCGTTCGAGGAATAACGCTGATATTTGCGGTATCTGCCATCATCGCACTATTTTTATTGGCATGA
- a CDS encoding methytransferase partner Trm112 translates to MRRSLLDILCCPVCKGDLELRVDEETGDDIVEGSLWCAACGVAYPITEGIPNLLPQTDKD, encoded by the coding sequence GTGAGGCGTTCGCTCCTCGACATCCTCTGCTGTCCGGTCTGCAAGGGCGACCTCGAACTGCGCGTCGACGAGGAGACCGGCGACGATATCGTCGAGGGCTCGCTCTGGTGCGCCGCCTGCGGTGTCGCATACCCCATCACGGAGGGCATACCAAACCTCCTCCCCCAGACCGACAAGGACTAA
- a CDS encoding adenylosuccinate synthetase: protein MACTIIVGGFFGDEGKGKIVAHIAHQDHTSIISRGGVGPNAGHTVTVGDKNYGVRMIPSGFVYPGARLCIGSGVLVDPRVFLREVELLDVGDRIFVDGRCGVIEEEHIARDKASDHLSKKIGSTGTGCGPANSDRVLRTSRQAKDVPELAPYIIDVAAEVNAAIDRDENVLLEGTQGFGISLYYGTYPFVTSKDTSASQIAADNGVGPTRIDDVVVVFKAYPTRVGEGPFQTEMNAEDSDALGFKEFGTVTHRQRRIGGWDGEMARYSAMINGCTIAAITGIDHVDPACFGATTYDGLTEKAIAFLEQAEKDIGAPIGLISTGPELTQIIDLRDEL, encoded by the coding sequence ATGGCGTGTACGATTATTGTCGGCGGATTTTTCGGGGATGAGGGAAAAGGCAAGATTGTGGCCCATATTGCCCATCAGGACCACACATCGATCATCTCCAGGGGCGGCGTGGGCCCGAACGCCGGACACACGGTGACGGTCGGCGACAAAAACTATGGCGTGCGGATGATCCCGTCCGGGTTCGTCTACCCGGGTGCGCGACTCTGCATCGGCAGCGGCGTTCTCGTCGACCCGCGGGTCTTCCTCCGCGAGGTCGAACTCCTGGATGTCGGCGACAGGATCTTTGTGGACGGGCGCTGCGGCGTGATCGAGGAGGAGCATATCGCCCGGGACAAGGCGAGCGACCACCTCTCGAAGAAGATCGGATCCACCGGGACCGGGTGCGGCCCGGCGAACTCCGACCGCGTCCTCCGCACCTCCAGGCAGGCAAAGGACGTCCCTGAACTCGCACCCTACATCATCGACGTCGCCGCCGAAGTGAACGCGGCGATCGACCGTGATGAGAACGTCCTCCTCGAGGGGACGCAGGGCTTCGGGATCTCCCTGTACTACGGCACCTACCCCTTCGTGACGAGCAAGGACACCTCGGCCTCGCAGATCGCCGCGGACAACGGCGTCGGCCCGACCAGGATCGACGACGTCGTCGTCGTCTTCAAGGCCTACCCGACCAGGGTCGGCGAGGGGCCGTTCCAGACCGAGATGAACGCCGAGGACTCCGACGCCCTCGGGTTCAAGGAGTTCGGCACCGTCACCCACCGCCAGCGGCGGATCGGCGGCTGGGACGGCGAGATGGCCCGGTACTCGGCGATGATCAACGGCTGCACGATCGCGGCGATCACCGGGATCGACCACGTGGACCCGGCCTGTTTCGGCGCCACCACGTACGACGGCCTGACCGAGAAGGCGATCGCCTTCCTCGAACAGGCCGAGAAGGACATCGGCGCCCCGATCGGCCTGATCTCCACGGGGCCCGAGCTCACCCAGATCATCGACCTGAGGGATGAACTGTGA